The proteins below are encoded in one region of Mus caroli chromosome 10, CAROLI_EIJ_v1.1, whole genome shotgun sequence:
- the LOC110303948 gene encoding 17-beta-hydroxysteroid dehydrogenase type 6: MWFYLVTLVGLYHLLRWYRERQVVSHLQDKYVFITGCDSGFGNLLARQLDRRGMRVLAACLTEKGAEQLRNKTSDRLETVILDVTKTESIMAATQWVKERVGDRGLWGLVNNAGVLQPFAYIEWYRPEDYMPIFQVNLIGLTQVTISMLFLVKKARGRIVNVSSALGRVALFGGFYSCSKYGVEAFSDVLR; this comes from the exons ATGTGGTTCTACCTGGTAACTCTTGTGGGCCTTTACCACCTTCTGCGTTGGTATCGTGAGAGGCAGGTGGTGAGCCATCTCCAAGACAAGTATGTCTTCATCACTGGCTGTGACTCGGGCTTTGGGAACCTGCTGGCCAGACAGCTAGACAGGAGAGGCATGAGGGTGCTAGCTGCATGTCTGACGGAGAAGGGAGCTGAGCAGCTGAGGAACAAGACATCTGACAGGCTGGAGACAGTGATCCTGGATGTCACCAAGACAGAGAGTATTATGGCAGCCACTCAGTGGGTGAAGGAGCGTGTTGGAGACAGAG gacTCTGGGGTTTGGTTAATAATGCAGGTGTGTTACAACCATTTGCCTACATTGAGTGGTACAGACCAGAGGACTACATGCCTATCTTTCAAGTGAACCTCATTGGTTTGACCCAGGTGACTATAAGCATGCTTTTCCTGGTAAAGAAGGCCCGGGGCAGGATCGTCAATGTCTCCAGTGCTTTGGGAAGAGTTGCATTGTTTGGCGGATTCTACAGTTGCTCCAAGTATGGGGTTGAGGCATTTTCAGATGTGCTAAGGTAA